ACTCTAAGCCActcacagagtcagcatattgtcccactgtgtcctcattttattgacctcagaagactgagtcaaccttgagccagtcagaattgaaccgctggcagttggcagaattagtctgcaatcCTGTATTCTAACTACTGCACAACCATGGCTCTCGATGAAAGAAGATGCTATGACTAGTGAAGAAATGACTTAATGCAGCCATTGGATCACAATACAACATTGCTATATACATTTGGAAATGACAAGTGATTCAGCCGCAAAATTATCAGATATCTTTTTACCATTTGAACTGATTTGTGTTGATGGTAGAGTTAATCAATGAACAGGTATATCTGACTGAAGATTTCCAGTTCTTGGACAAACAGGGAACTATGAAACTTCATTATCAACTAGGAGATTCAAAGACTTTGGTGCTTCTTAATGCTACTCTTAATTTAAAAttctgttttgattttttaaaggcATGAAGCCTGACAAATCTTAAATGcaggtgtcaggccgaagccattttaaTTGGGGTCTTTGGCCAGCTACAATAGTCTTGTAACTATGTGTGAAGCTGGGAGGGGGAATTGCATGAGATCAGtatgtatgtagccataacaaattatttctagatagtcaaggtcatcttttgtctttgcactcctgcacatGCATTGAAGAAGATGGGTGGATTCTGCTAAGTTGGCAGATGGAGATCTGTCAGTGTGATGGACTTGGGGGACTGggaacaagggcttgaactttcaactgggttcaactgacttcagattcgggtttctctcAGATGTGTCAACATGGGtatgctaataaattggaactttgaggaacacttcgtcttggactctgatttaattttggatgttatttggaacaccGACAGCAGTTAAGTTGTTTGCTGTCAGGATTCCAAACAGCATCCAAAattaatccatcaatccatcgattcagctatctatttatctatcttttaTGTACTATCTTTatctctgtctatgtctatgtctatttctctctctctctctctttatctatgtatctatgtatctatccatctatgtatctatccatctatgtaCCTATCCATTtatgtatctatccatctatgtatctatctatgtatctatgtatgtatctatgtatctatctatgtatctatctatgtatctatctatgtatctatctatctatgtatctatgtatgtatctatgtatctatgtacatacatatctatctatctatctatctatctatctatctatctatctatctatctatctatctatctatctatctatctatctatctatcccatttATGTGCtatcattatctctgtctctctgtgtctgtctgtctgtctatctgtctatcatctatctgtctgtctctatcctatcctatcctatcccatcccaaccAACCCATCTCCCTTACTCTATGGTGTACAATAagatattaaaacataaaaacattatctaaaagttAAAACTTACAAGAATgattaaaagaatattaaaaattaatgaaAAGGTGGAGGGAGATCTTTTGGGGTACCTTTCTCTGGCTGCCTGTTGATTAGTAACATAAAGCTGTATTCTTACCATATCAGGTAAGCTTCGTCTTCAACTCGAGGCTGTTAGTACTATGGAAATCACCACTTCCCAAATGTTTCTTCCCTTGTGAAAGAGGCTTGAAACTTTCGCTTGCATTTGTCTGTATAGAATAATGGGAGGTCACTAAGAAGGCTACCACTGGGCTCTCCTTGAAGTCCCTTTGAATCTCCTGTCCATATTTTTCCCAACTGGGAAAATGTTACAGCCAAGAGTTCCCTCGTTCTGGAGACAGTAAAGCCAGGGAGACTACATTCTTGGAGAGAGGCGTATGCAATGACAGATGAGACATTTATATTCAGTCCTTCATATTGTAGGGAAAATACCCAGGAGAATTCGCAAGGCACTGGTTATGATTGAATATACAAAGGAGCAAAgccgagagagaaaaaaaatgctggTGTTTGCTCATCATTGCCTGGTTGTGCCTTGTCATGCCTAGTCAGTTTCTGCGAATCAGGGTCACTTCACTCAATAGGTTCCTCTGCTCTTGGAATATTAAATATGTTATATTTACAGACAAAGCCAACCCTCCCCCCCATATATATAATGCTAACCTAGTGAAATGGGATAAGATATTAACACAATAAAAAGAGAGAAGTTTAATAACGGAGATGAAAGGCTAACAAACTTTTCAGGTGAAAGTTAACAAACTGGTGTTTTCCAAATTTAGGCTCAGCATTTCCTAACATCTGTCACAACTGGACATTTGGCAGGACATTGACTTTTCCAAGGTCCAAGCTTGTCTATTCTTGGAATCTCAGCAGGGTCAATCTTGGCTAGTTCTTGGCTGCTGTAGGTTGTCTCCGATGGACTTGTATCCGTTCCAGGTATGTTATAATTCCTATATAAAATTAcccactgttttttttttaattcttcctgCCCATCCCTCCACTTCTCGAATCAGGTTTTCTTAGATAGTAAGCCAAAAGCAGGGACTGACTTTATGATTTTACAAGTTATTCTGGGCACCTTCCCCGTGAAAGAGCTATCTACATAAAATAAAACGAAGAACTTGAATAATTTAACTATTAAATCATTAAGTTCCTGTATTTCCAAGCGATAGGACATTCCCGATCCCGTATCCATATGGTTCTGCTTCCTGTTGGAAAACTAGTAAATTCCCAAGGATCAGATATAAAGTTTTCTTCAAGAGAATGGAAGATGTCATGGGTTCTTATGTGATACTATGCATAGAATTTTGTTTGTATATATCCCACCTTTATGATTATTAGAagcaactcaaggcagcaaacatactcAATacacctcctcctattttccccaaaacttttaaatttaaatttaaatttaaagtaaTGCATTTagaggaatggaatgaaatagaatggaatattctTTACTGGACaaatgtgattgggcacacaagatgcacaagctctcagtgtacatacaagcaacacagggataaatcataaatcataaataaagCTAAAATTAAAGCTGGAGGACACATGACACTTATTTGCTCTGAAATACAATTGCCTGAATGGATGCATGCAACTACATGGAGAAACATGCTATGAGACCATTTCTTCTTCACATGATAATTTTAGGACAGCAACAAGAGGCTCTTTGCCCCTGTGAAGTTACCACTTCAGAGCCGGAATCCCAGAGCATAGTTTTACACACCTCGGATCTAAACTGTTTCATCCAGGTAGAGAAGCCAAGGGTTCGTAACCGGACCTTTAGGATACGGATGTCCAAGAGCAGTTGCTGTCATTGCATTGCATTTTTAAGTtgaactgctgctgctgctgctgctgctgcagcagctgtaaaaaaaatatgctgCAAAATGAAATTGCCTGCTGCTGATTAATCACATATGGGAGGAGGGAAGCAATGATAcagagcaaataaatttaatcccCCAAAGCAACAAGGGGTGGAGGAATGAACAGGGACATACCCTTGTTCCTTCAGCATTAAGCTTCTCCGCCATCAGAGGATCCTTATTATTTGCTTCTCCTGGTATTGgtaatccatccacccacccatttaTCTCTAGCCatcatctctatcattctatctatctatctatctatctatctatctatctatctatctatctatctatctatctatctatctatctatctacctacctacctacctatcatatacccatcatctattcatctatctatctatctgtctgtctgtctgtctgtctgtctgtctgtctatcatatatctgtcctctttttctctctcatatatatccatcatctgtctgtctgtctgtctgtctacttacctacctacctacctacctacctacctacctacctatcttcagATTCCCAAAGAGCTGCATGCTTCTCACTTGTGGCACAAAGTTGGCTTTTGCATAGACTTCAGCCATGCCACAACAAAACCACGCTGGTCCTTGTTGCTCTGCTGAGGGGGTGGCCCGCTAAACATGCGAAGAGTCGGCCATTAGTTATTCCAGCGGTGTATGGAGAGAAAGATTTGGCTAAGGAGCTCCCTAAACTCTCTTGCTTCCCGGGTGTCAGAGGCACTGCAGTCCTGGTAAGTCCTGAAATTGTTTAGGCGctcggtttttttttttttttaaactgggtgGGATTTTACGCAATTTTTCCCCACAGACGCCTGCCGCAATGGATTCGGAGCGGCTTCACTACAGGTAAAAGCCGTGTGGGGATTACAAGCGGTATTCCTCGTTAGGCTTCTACGGGGTTTGGGGCGGCGGCGGGGGTGGTGGAGGAGAATTAATCAATTTCTGGGCTCGGCGCAACGCCCCCTGCTTCAGACCGACCACAACCGGCCGTGTTTTGCGCAACAGGCGAGGTCCAAACACGCCAGTTCAGATGGGGCTAGCCGGAAACAAGCTCCGTCGAAGTCGGTAGAGCGAAGAAGAGGCGTCGCGCGGGCACAAAAACGGACAGGTTGGGAATCTCctcagcccagccagccgccaCCCACAACGGCCCTACCGCGCCCAGCAAACGGGCCTCGAGAGCCGGGAGAGGCGTTCGGAGAAATGCTACCTTAGGACGATGCGCTCTTCGCAAGTCCCGCCCGTCTACCTGGCGCCCGGAGAAAGAGGGAGCGAGCGGGAGAGCGCCGGGAAGAGAGCGAACCGGTTGAGGCGAGGCAAGTTAGGCGGGGAGTGGGAGGGTAGGTAGCTGAATAGAGAAAGAGATGGGGCAAAAAAAGCCCAAAGTTCTCCGAGTGGCTAAAAGGAAGGTAGGGAGCAGCCGTCCCCACAAGCAGCCCTGGTGAGGGAAGGCTGACGGGGGTGAGCGTCTCTGCCCTCCATTCCCGCCCCATGGGACTCCCTGAGGAGCTGGAGTCGTGCCCCCCCCCCGCGAAGGGCGGGCTCTGACAGGAGGCCGCGAAGTggggggagtggggagagaaagaggcggGAAAAGCCCGTCAGCCGCGCGAATGAGCGTCTCGCCGTCGGTCAAGGGAGGACACCGCTTCTCTGGGGGAACTTCTGGGGGATCCCGGAGGGAACACGGCGGAGCGCCAAGCGAGGCGGgaggaggcaaggggggggggggagaaacgttTTCGGTTGGCTCTTCGTCGAAGCTGAGGAGAGCAGGGTGCGTGTGGAGGGGGGAAGTCGGGGGACGCGATGTTGTGGCTGCCGTGCAAAGCAGCGGACGcgggaggagaggggggaggcTAAAAAGACCCGGCCGAGCTGGAGCGTCGCTGTGCCGCTTTGCCTGACAGTCCGCTGGAGCGCGGAGCGCAGAGCGCTTGGATCCGGAGCCGGTCGGGGAGCGCCTGTGTGAGTTGCGAAGAAGAGGGtgaaggggggcgggggcggcatAGAGGGAGCTAGTTTGGGCTCGGCTGCTTTTCTGTCAATCCCTCCTGGCTGTCCTCTCCTCATTCCTTcctccttatttttatttattatttggatttaaattacagtatttggacttcattagctgactgagccttccatccttccaagataggtaaaatgaggatccagattgttgggggcaatagaatagaattctttattggccaaatgtgattggacacaagtaatttgtcttggtgcatatgctctcagtgtacataaaagaaagatacatttgtcaagaatcatgtggcacaacatttaacgattgtcataggggtcaaataagcaatgaagaaacaatcgatatCCTGATTCtgcaaacagcttagagagggctgtaaaagcaccacgaAGTTTTCTTtgaccctcttttttttctctgcctctctctctctctcccttcctccaccCCCGCAGGCAGAATCGCCGTCCAAAGAAGTCACCATTCCCTCGCCTGACAAGGAAGACCTGTTGGCGTTCGTGGGCCGGTTCTGGCAGAGGAAGAAGCGTCTGGTGGCCGCCGTGGGCCTCGCCCTGGCCATGGGCCTCATCCTGCTCATCGCCATTCCCATCCTGCTCCAGGCGCCCTCCGCCGCCCGCGCTCACTACGAGATGATGGGCACCTGCCGCATGATCTGCGAGCCTTACAGCGCCGGCGGCGTGGCGGCGGCTGGGCCCTCGGGCCGTCCCGGGAGCACCGCCGCTCTGGAGGCCCTGCAGGAGCTGAGCGCCCACCCGCCGTCTCCCCTGCCGCCTTTCTTCCCGGGACCCAAGGGCGATCCTGGACGGCCGGGCAAACCGGGGCCTAGGGGGCCTCCTGGGGAACCGGGGCCTCCAGGCCCGAGGGGTCCTCCTGGAGAGAGAGGGGATTCTGGGAAACCGGGACTTCCGGGCCTCTCGATGTCCCGAATCGGACCGCCCGGAGCAGACACTACGGTCGGAGTAGTGAGTGGCAGTAGCAGCCCGCCGCCTGGAGGCGAGGTCACCGGCGCCCTCAGCGCCGTCTTCAGCGGCCCCAGGATCGCCTTCTACGTGGGCCTCAAGAGCCCTCACGAGGGCTACGAAGTGCTCAAGTTCGACGACGTGGTGACCAACCTGGGCAACCATTACGAGCCCAGCACGGGGAAGTTCACCTGCCAGGTGCGCGGCATCTACTTCTTCACCTACCACATCCTCATGCGCGGCGGGGACGGCACCAGCATGTGGGCGGACCTCTGCAAGAATGGCCAGGTGGGTGCGACCCGAGGCAGACCTGTTGGGCTGGGGCGAGGCtccggggggtgggtgggtgggttaccACGTGCTTAAGGGAGGCAGGTGAGGACAGATCCTCTAGCACagggttttccaaccttggcaactttaagacttttggacttcaactcccagaatactttgctggctgaggaactctgggacttgaagtccacaagtcttaaagttgccaaggttagagaccccctTGCTCTAATCCTGAACCTCGGATACTTATTGGGCGGGAAAGGAGTGAGGTGGAAATTCAGCCAGTGAAAATATAAAACCCATTTCGGAGCTTCTTGGTACACAGCAGAGTAGAACTTGTTTTCTCATCTTccattccaaaactttttttataaaaatcaatacttGAAAAGCCAGCTTTCATCTTGTGAAAAGGCTTTTTGAGAACTCTTGGTCTAAATGGGATCTCTACGGGATTCT
This genomic window from Erythrolamprus reginae isolate rEryReg1 chromosome 1, rEryReg1.hap1, whole genome shotgun sequence contains:
- the C1QL2 gene encoding complement C1q-like protein 2 isoform X2; the protein is MGLILLIAIPILLQAPSAARAHYEMMGTCRMICEPYSAGGVAAAGPSGRPGSTAALEALQELSAHPPSPLPPFFPGPKGDPGRPGKPGPRGPPGEPGPPGPRGPPGERGDSGKPGLPGLSMSRIGPPGADTTVGVVSGSSSPPPGGEVTGALSAVFSGPRIAFYVGLKSPHEGYEVLKFDDVVTNLGNHYEPSTGKFTCQVRGIYFFTYHILMRGGDGTSMWADLCKNGQVRASAIAQDADQNYDYASNSVVLHLDSGDEVYVKLDGGKAHGGNNNKYSTFSGFLLYPD
- the C1QL2 gene encoding complement C1q-like protein 2 isoform X1; the encoded protein is MGLILLIAIPILLQAPSAARAHYEMMGTCRMICEPYSAGGVAAAGPSGRPGSTAALEALQELSAHPPSPLPPFFPGPKGDPGRPGKPGPRGPPGEPGPPGPRGPPGERGDSGKPGLPGLSMSRIGPPGADTTVGVVSGSSSPPPGGEVTGALSAVFSGPRIAFYVGLKSPHEGYEVLKFDDVVTNLGNHYEPSTGKFTCQVRGIYFFTYHILMRGGDGTSMWADLCKNGQMMMMTMISWSS